TATATATGCCGTCAGTAAGGGCTTTGCTTGCTACGATTAGATTTGTATAACTTTAGTGGTACAAGCGGATTGTGACAGTAAAACCAGACTGGTTGCGGGTAAAAGCGCCTCAGAGGGAGCGCGTTGATAACGTTAAAGAAATTTTGCGGGATTTAGCCCTGAATACGGTTTGCGAGGAAGCGTCATGTCCTAATATTGGTGAGTGCTTTAACGCTGGTACTGCCACTTTTTTGATTATGGGGCCAGCTTGTACGCGTGCTTGCCCATATTGTGATATTGATTTTGAGAAAAAACCTAAACCGCTAGATTCTACAGAACCGACACGACTAGCAGAAGCTGTTCGCCGCATGAAACTTAATCATGTAGTGATCACTTCTGTAAACCGAGATGACTTACCAGATGGTGGCGCATCCCAGTTTGTAGAGTGTATTCAAGCAGTTCGTACCATCTCACCTCAAACTACAATTGAGGTGCTAATTCCTGACTTGTGTGGCAATTGGAATGCTTTAGAGATAATTTTACAAGCTGCACCAGAGGTACTAAACCACAACACGGAAACTGTTTCACGCCTATATCGCCGGGTGCGTCCCCAAGGGAACTACGATCGCACACTAGAATTATTAAAACGCGCTCGTGAAATTGCTCCCAGTACATACACTAAATCCGGTATCATGGTTGGACTCGGTGAAACTGATGCAGAAATCCGCCAAGTCATGCAAGACTTACGTGCAGTTGATTGCGATATTTTAACAATTGGGCAATACCTCCAACCTAGCCAAAAACACTTAAAAGTAGATGAATTTGTTCGCCCGGAACAATTTAACGCTTGGAAGGTATTTGGCCAAGAACTAGGATTTTTACAAGTTGTTTCCTCACCTTTGACCAGAAGCTCATATCATGCTGAACAAGTCAGGGAATTAATGGAACATTACCCCCGCAAATCAATCCTGAGTGACCAAAGTTCAGATCGACAGGAGCCGCCCTTCCAACTTCTTCCTGAGTTTTAAGTGGTCTTAGCAGTGGTGCAAGAAACTACCATAGCAATTCTGGGTGCGGGTGCTTGGGGCATGGCTTTGGCAAATATAGCAGAGGCAAACGGTCATCAGGTGCGCGTGTGGTCGCGTCGGAGTTCCCAAACGCTGGAAGCAGTGATTAAAGATGCCCAAATAGTCGTATCTGCTATCTCCATGAAAGGTGTGACAGATGTTGCCTCTCAAGTACAGTCTGTCCCCCTTTCTCCAGAAACGATTTTTGTCACGGCGACGAAAGGCTTAGACCCGCAAACGAAATGCACTCCCTCGCAAATTTGGCAAACAGTATTTCCGAACCATGCAGTAGTTGTTCTCTCTGGGCCGAATTTATCTAAAGAAATACAACTAGAATTGCCAGCTGCTTCAGTAGTAGCCAGTAACGTCCCTACAGCGGCGGAAGTCGTGCAGCTGGTATTTTCTTCTAATCGTTTCCGGGTATATACCAACTCCGATCCTTTGGGAGTGGAATTAGGAGGAACACTGAAAAATGTAATTGCGATCGCTGCTGGTGTATGCGATGGTTTGCAATTAGGAACAAATGCTAAAGCAGCTTTAGTCACCCGTGGACTCACAGAAATGGTTCGCATCGGTAACGTCTGGGGTGCGAAAACGGAAACATTTTACGGTTTGTCTGGTTTAGGGGATTTGCTAGCAACCTGTAATAGTCCCTTAAGTCGCAATTACCAAGTTGGCTACCAGCTAGCAGGTGGTAAGACACTTACAGAAATTCTCGCAAATTTACAAGGAACTGCTGAGGGAGTGAATACTTGTCAGGTTTTGCTGCAACGAGCCAAGGAAGAAAATATTGCTGTCCCAATTACTGAGCAAGTCTATTGGTTACTTCAGGGTGAAGTTACACCCCAACAAGCGCTAGATGAACTTATGCTGCGAGACATCAAGCCAGAATACAACTAAACAATTCAAAATGACCATAAAGTACTGCGGGCATGGCTGCGCTTACCGCGGTAGTGTGCGCTTTAGCGCTTAGCTTCTCTGAAGTAGCGTCCGACTTCTTTGGAGGCTGAGCTTCTCAGGCTCTGTTCAAACAAAACCTAAGATTAACTAGCATTCTGGCTACCGACATCAGTCAGTATGCAACTTAAAATGCTTTGCGCTTACTATATATCTTCTCCATAACCTATTAGCTATTCTTATTACCGAATAATCTCTAGGGAAAAATTAGTAAATCGTCAGGAAACCACTTCTATAGCCATGTAAATATGACTATGCCGATTATAGACATGATTTTTACTGAAATATGTTTATACTTTGTTACAAAAGTAACATTAAGAAACTGTCTAGGTTGAAATTTTAACTAAGTAGTTCGGAATTGACAGCCTAGCTGTGGAATTGAATAGCTATTGATTCAATCAGAAGCTTAGCAGCCGATTAAGTTCAGTAATACTGTATTCAATAAAACCATCACAAGGTTTTTCACAAAAATATTGTGATGGAATCATTAACCGTGTTAGATCATCTTGAATCACGGGAACAATAGCAACAGTTGAATAGCTGACCATAATCTTAGCTGACCGTAATCTATTGTTACCTGGAGCCATTGAGACGACCCTTATGCCAGCAACATCTTTTTACGCAGATGCCGCCTACAATACCCAAAAGTCCCGCCAGATATTAGACCCGGATCTCACCGTTGATGAAGGTGAGTTACCAGTAGATGATCTGCACGAGATGGAGATGGCTTCTGTTGACCCTGTTCACTTTGCTGCTAACACTAACCGTCGCAGTACAGACTTGGTACGTCTATATCTTCAGGAAATTGGTCGAGTTCGGTTGTTAGGACGAGATGAAGAAGTTTCCGAAGCTCAAAAAGTCCAACGCTATTTGCGGATGCGGATAGTACTTGCTAATGCCGCAAAGCAAGAAGATGAAGTGCTTACAGCTTATCTCAAGTTAATTGAAGTTCAGGAGCGCCTAGCTTCCGAACTCGGACATCGCCCGTCTTTGGAAAGGTGGGCCGCTACTGCTGGCATTATGGTATCGGCTCTCAGACCGACTTTGGCAGATGGCAAACGTCGCTGGGCGGAAATCGCCAAAATAACAGTAGAAGAGCTAGAGCAAATTCAGTCCCAAGGACTCCAAGCAAAAGAACACATGATTAAGGCTAATCTCCGCCTAGTTGTGTCTGTTGCTAAGAAGTATCAAAATCGTGGTTTGGAGTTGTTGGATTTAGTTCAAGAAGGCACATTAGGCTTGGAGCGAGCTGTAGAAAAATTTGACCCCACCAAGGGTTATCGCTTTAGTACCTATGCCTACTGGTGGATTCGTCAAGGTATTACAAGAGCGATCGCAACTTCTAGCCGCACGATCCGCCTGCCTGTTCATATTACAGAAAAGCTGAACAAAATCAAAAAAGCTCAACGTAAAATTGCTCAAGAAAAAGGTCGTACCCCAACCTTAGAAGACTTGGCAATTGAGCTAGAAATGACACCGACGCAAGTACGTGAAGTTTTATTACGCGTGCCACGCTCCGTTTCTCTAGAAACCAAGGTAGGAAAAGATAAAGATACTGAATTAGGTGAATTACTCGAAACCGATAGTGTCACCCCAGAAGAGATGTTAATGCGAGAATCTTTACAAAGAGATTTGCATCATCTTTTGTCAGATTTAACTAGCCGGGAGCGTGATGTAATTCTAATGCGGTTTGGTTTGGCAGATGGTCATCCTTACTCGTTAGCAGAAATTGGACGCGCTCTCGACTTATCGCGGGAACGAGTCAGGCAGATTGAATCTAAAGCCTTGCAAAAGCTGCGCCAACCCAAGCGTCGTAACCTCATCCGCGACTATTTAGAGTCTCTTACTTAGTTGATGGTAAAGACGAGCCAGTGCGGTGAGACTTGTACCCCTACGGGGAAGCAAGCTGCGCCTTGGTCTCCGACAGGAGAAGCAACTGGCATTCAATGGTCAATAGTCCAAAGTCCAAATTCTGAATTAATTACTTTGGACTTTGGACTTTTAACTCTACAAACTGGTTTGCTCTTTAGTTTTAATGTTTCTTAATAGCAGCCTAATTGGTGGTACACCACCCGCCATAAATGAAACAAATACCTTCTTTCCCTTACACCCTCACGCCTTCACACCCTGGATTTATTGAGACCTTATAGCAAATTATTTGCATTTAGGTGAACTAGAGTTTTACCAGCTTTATCCTTACTATATATGGAAGGTAGTAATCATTTATTACCTTGTTTTTTATTAAGCTTTAATGAATTATTTTTGAGTATTTAGTAAAGCTTATCAATAAGTAATGACTGTTGCAAATT
This region of Nostoc sp. UHCC 0302 genomic DNA includes:
- a CDS encoding NAD(P)H-dependent glycerol-3-phosphate dehydrogenase, which translates into the protein MQETTIAILGAGAWGMALANIAEANGHQVRVWSRRSSQTLEAVIKDAQIVVSAISMKGVTDVASQVQSVPLSPETIFVTATKGLDPQTKCTPSQIWQTVFPNHAVVVLSGPNLSKEIQLELPAASVVASNVPTAAEVVQLVFSSNRFRVYTNSDPLGVELGGTLKNVIAIAAGVCDGLQLGTNAKAALVTRGLTEMVRIGNVWGAKTETFYGLSGLGDLLATCNSPLSRNYQVGYQLAGGKTLTEILANLQGTAEGVNTCQVLLQRAKEENIAVPITEQVYWLLQGEVTPQQALDELMLRDIKPEYN
- the sigC gene encoding RNA polymerase sigma factor SigC, producing the protein MPATSFYADAAYNTQKSRQILDPDLTVDEGELPVDDLHEMEMASVDPVHFAANTNRRSTDLVRLYLQEIGRVRLLGRDEEVSEAQKVQRYLRMRIVLANAAKQEDEVLTAYLKLIEVQERLASELGHRPSLERWAATAGIMVSALRPTLADGKRRWAEIAKITVEELEQIQSQGLQAKEHMIKANLRLVVSVAKKYQNRGLELLDLVQEGTLGLERAVEKFDPTKGYRFSTYAYWWIRQGITRAIATSSRTIRLPVHITEKLNKIKKAQRKIAQEKGRTPTLEDLAIELEMTPTQVREVLLRVPRSVSLETKVGKDKDTELGELLETDSVTPEEMLMRESLQRDLHHLLSDLTSRERDVILMRFGLADGHPYSLAEIGRALDLSRERVRQIESKALQKLRQPKRRNLIRDYLESLT
- the lipA gene encoding lipoyl synthase; protein product: MTVKPDWLRVKAPQRERVDNVKEILRDLALNTVCEEASCPNIGECFNAGTATFLIMGPACTRACPYCDIDFEKKPKPLDSTEPTRLAEAVRRMKLNHVVITSVNRDDLPDGGASQFVECIQAVRTISPQTTIEVLIPDLCGNWNALEIILQAAPEVLNHNTETVSRLYRRVRPQGNYDRTLELLKRAREIAPSTYTKSGIMVGLGETDAEIRQVMQDLRAVDCDILTIGQYLQPSQKHLKVDEFVRPEQFNAWKVFGQELGFLQVVSSPLTRSSYHAEQVRELMEHYPRKSILSDQSSDRQEPPFQLLPEF